Proteins encoded in a region of the Sphingopyxis sp. OAS728 genome:
- a CDS encoding DUF3576 domain-containing protein, giving the protein MSQLSVPARFGATLGRRPAALALLGLAVLGLSACANKERPRADLAASQVTTIGVNSYLWRASLDALSFMPLLQADSSGGVVITDWYANPANPGERMKVTVSILDRDLRADALRIAASRQVSQGGTWVDAPVQAATVQKLEEIILTRARDLRRSAIRD; this is encoded by the coding sequence ATGTCCCAGCTTTCCGTCCCTGCCCGGTTTGGCGCCACGCTCGGTCGCCGTCCGGCCGCGCTCGCGTTGCTCGGGCTCGCGGTGCTTGGCCTTTCGGCGTGCGCGAACAAGGAACGGCCGCGCGCCGACCTCGCCGCCAGCCAGGTGACGACGATCGGCGTGAACAGCTATTTGTGGCGCGCCTCGCTCGATGCGCTGTCGTTCATGCCGCTGCTGCAGGCCGATTCGTCGGGCGGTGTCGTGATCACCGACTGGTATGCGAACCCGGCGAATCCGGGCGAGCGGATGAAGGTCACCGTGTCGATCCTCGACCGCGACCTGCGCGCCGACGCGCTGCGCATCGCGGCCTCGCGCCAGGTGTCACAGGGCGGCACCTGGGTCGATGCGCCGGTCCAGGCCGCGACGGTTCAGAAGCTCGAGGAAATCATCCTCACCCGCGCCCGCGACCTGCGTCGCAGCGCCATCAGGGACTAA
- a CDS encoding TonB-dependent receptor: MKNRSCRAASLRTSAAGLSLVLGLLATPATAQEAGAETDDSTIIVTATRRSEALSDVPIAVSAVTGDTLEKTGATDVRALGQVAPSLLVSGATSEVNFSARIRGIGTVGENPGLESSVGLFIDGVYRSRTGVGLSELGDIERVEVLRGPQGTLFGRNSTAGLINIVTKGPELGTFAGKGSVSYGNYDYWRVDGMLNAPLGDKAAVRLDGVWQKRDGFIENVTAGEPDINDRDRWLVKGQLMFEPSETMSFRLIADYSKREENCCGGVLLNPVRNLTRGADGFPVASPNTLLPLLQLLGSNHQVPPTGESFVRRQSTTPGVTYRSDTKDWGVSGELDWDLGLGTLTSITAYRDYKNAQGQDADFSALDILRRTDLDRRFRLFTQELRLQGEAFDGRLDWLVGGYYANEKLDVDDDIVYGANYERFANCIAAATLSPANVNPASATCSNLPAASFPGFQGFAALLGAARLNGTGNNGSTFHQRSTNYALFTHNSFDIIEDALTLTVGARYTHEKKTLTGDANFTNTLCPAIVNSPFQALASLACVINGTAPDIVKGAPGTKFSEGQWTGTAVLSWKPAPEWLVYASASKGYKAGGFNLDYSALDRPCSTTAGSAAQNAACTTALARPANTPGNGRPEASDLQFASEKVDAYELGVKWDGPGIDVNLAAFWQEYSNYQLNTFNGVNFEVTNIQACKDDLGTGPTDNNATTGACASDRLKPGVVAKGFEIETFLRPARYVSVNMGLTYVDTLYRRNLVGTGGRPLSPVLFQLPGRGVSNAAKYVATAGISWTPPIGSSGMSALIYLDTRMQSDTNTGSNLDIEKEQDAFAVFNGRIGLFGRDRRWGIELWGQNLFNKQYYQIGADMPLQGSGSFRAVATPAASGHPGTANKLFVGFPGEPRTYGVTLRGQF, translated from the coding sequence ATGAAAAACCGTTCCTGCCGTGCTGCCAGCCTGCGCACCAGCGCCGCCGGTCTGTCGCTTGTCCTGGGCCTGTTGGCGACGCCTGCCACGGCGCAGGAGGCCGGTGCCGAAACCGACGACAGCACGATCATCGTCACCGCGACACGCCGCAGCGAAGCGCTGTCCGACGTGCCGATCGCGGTCTCGGCCGTCACCGGCGACACGCTCGAAAAGACGGGCGCGACCGACGTCCGCGCGCTGGGGCAGGTCGCCCCGTCGCTGCTGGTGTCCGGCGCGACGAGCGAGGTCAATTTTTCGGCGCGCATTCGCGGCATCGGTACGGTCGGCGAGAACCCGGGCCTCGAATCCTCGGTCGGCCTGTTCATCGACGGCGTCTATCGCAGCCGCACCGGCGTCGGCCTGTCCGAACTCGGCGATATCGAGCGCGTCGAGGTGCTGCGCGGGCCGCAAGGTACCTTGTTCGGCCGCAACTCGACCGCGGGGCTGATCAACATTGTCACCAAGGGGCCCGAACTCGGGACCTTCGCAGGCAAGGGTTCGGTATCTTACGGCAATTATGATTATTGGCGCGTCGACGGCATGCTCAACGCGCCGCTCGGCGACAAGGCCGCGGTGCGGCTCGACGGCGTCTGGCAGAAACGCGACGGCTTTATCGAGAATGTCACGGCGGGCGAGCCCGACATCAACGACCGCGACCGCTGGCTGGTCAAGGGCCAGTTGATGTTCGAGCCGAGCGAGACGATGAGTTTCCGCCTGATCGCCGATTACAGCAAGCGCGAGGAGAATTGTTGCGGCGGGGTGCTGCTGAACCCCGTGCGCAACCTGACGCGCGGCGCCGACGGCTTCCCGGTGGCATCGCCGAACACATTGCTGCCGCTGCTCCAACTGCTCGGCTCCAACCACCAAGTTCCGCCGACGGGCGAGAGCTTCGTGCGCCGCCAGTCGACGACACCGGGGGTTACCTACCGCTCCGACACCAAGGATTGGGGGGTGTCGGGCGAACTCGACTGGGACTTGGGCCTCGGCACGCTGACGTCGATCACCGCCTATCGCGACTATAAGAACGCACAGGGACAGGACGCAGATTTCAGCGCGCTCGACATTTTACGCCGTACCGACCTTGATCGCCGCTTCCGGCTGTTCACGCAGGAACTGCGCTTGCAGGGCGAAGCGTTCGACGGCCGGCTCGACTGGCTGGTCGGCGGCTATTATGCGAACGAGAAACTCGATGTCGACGACGACATCGTTTATGGCGCCAATTACGAACGTTTCGCCAACTGCATTGCCGCCGCGACCTTGTCGCCGGCCAACGTCAATCCCGCCTCGGCGACCTGCTCGAACCTTCCTGCCGCAAGCTTCCCCGGTTTTCAGGGTTTTGCGGCCTTGCTCGGTGCGGCGCGGCTGAACGGCACCGGCAACAACGGGTCGACCTTTCACCAGCGCAGCACCAATTATGCGCTGTTCACCCACAACAGCTTCGACATTATCGAAGATGCGCTGACGCTGACCGTAGGCGCGCGTTACACGCATGAGAAGAAGACGCTGACGGGCGATGCCAATTTCACCAACACGCTCTGCCCGGCGATCGTCAACTCGCCCTTCCAGGCGCTCGCGAGCCTCGCCTGCGTGATCAACGGCACCGCGCCCGACATCGTCAAGGGCGCGCCGGGGACAAAGTTCAGCGAGGGGCAATGGACGGGCACGGCGGTTTTGAGCTGGAAACCCGCGCCCGAATGGCTCGTCTACGCATCCGCGTCGAAGGGCTATAAGGCGGGCGGCTTCAATCTCGACTATTCGGCGCTCGACCGGCCGTGCAGCACGACGGCAGGGTCGGCGGCGCAGAATGCTGCCTGCACCACCGCGCTCGCGCGGCCCGCGAACACGCCGGGCAACGGGCGGCCCGAGGCGAGCGACCTGCAATTCGCGAGCGAAAAGGTCGACGCCTATGAGCTCGGGGTCAAATGGGACGGCCCCGGGATCGACGTCAACCTCGCCGCTTTTTGGCAGGAATATAGCAATTATCAGCTGAACACCTTCAACGGCGTGAATTTCGAAGTCACCAATATCCAGGCGTGCAAGGACGATCTGGGGACCGGTCCGACCGACAATAATGCGACGACGGGGGCCTGCGCATCCGACCGGCTGAAGCCGGGGGTCGTCGCCAAGGGCTTCGAGATCGAGACCTTCCTGCGCCCCGCGCGCTATGTGTCGGTCAATATGGGGCTCACCTATGTCGACACCCTCTATCGCCGCAATCTGGTGGGCACGGGCGGACGTCCGCTATCGCCGGTGCTGTTCCAGCTGCCCGGACGCGGGGTGTCGAACGCCGCCAAATATGTGGCGACTGCGGGGATCAGTTGGACGCCGCCAATCGGCTCGTCGGGGATGAGCGCGCTTATCTATCTCGATACGCGCATGCAGAGCGACACCAACACCGGCTCAAACCTCGACATCGAGAAGGAACAGGATGCCTTCGCGGTATTCAACGGCCGTATCGGGCTGTTCGGACGTGATCGCCGCTGGGGCATCGAGCTGTGGGGGCAAAATCTGTTCAACAAGCAATATTATCAGATCGGCGCCGACATGCCGCTGCAGGGGTCGGGATCGTTCCGCGCCGTCGCGACGCCCGCCGCGAGCGGGCATCCCGGCACCGCGAACAAATTGTTCGTCGGCTTTCCCGGCGAACCCCGCACCTATGGTGTGACGTTGCGCGGGCAGTTCTGA
- the lptE gene encoding LPS assembly lipoprotein LptE — translation MRTLLTSSLVAASLMLGGCGLRPLYANGSKGAVAQILADVDVAAIEGHSGWLVRNALRDRLQATQGGEGAGKRLRLDVRLEDSITGFGVRADDAVTRERRTLRARYQLVNAASGEVLLDATAFSDAGIDVVGSEYATIAAESSALERLSSAVADQIVARLAVYANRGGGQAATAPAGQ, via the coding sequence ATGCGAACCCTGCTCACCTCCTCGCTTGTCGCCGCTTCGCTGATGCTCGGCGGCTGCGGGCTGCGTCCTCTGTACGCAAATGGCAGCAAGGGGGCGGTGGCGCAGATCCTCGCCGACGTCGATGTCGCGGCGATCGAGGGGCATAGCGGTTGGCTCGTCCGCAACGCGTTGCGCGACCGGCTGCAGGCGACGCAGGGCGGCGAGGGCGCGGGCAAGCGCCTCCGCCTCGATGTCCGGCTTGAGGATTCGATCACCGGTTTCGGCGTGCGCGCCGATGATGCGGTGACGCGCGAACGCCGCACGCTGCGCGCACGCTATCAGCTTGTGAATGCTGCGAGCGGCGAAGTGCTGCTCGACGCGACGGCCTTTTCCGATGCGGGCATCGACGTCGTGGGCAGCGAATATGCGACGATCGCCGCCGAATCCTCGGCGCTTGAGCGGCTCTCTTCGGCGGTCGCCGACCAGATCGTCGCGCGGCTCGCGGTCTATGCGAACCGCGGCGGCGGACAAGCGGCTACCGCGCCCGCCGGGCAATGA
- the holA gene encoding DNA polymerase III subunit delta: MKTVKPNELERLSRLDPAVRFALLTGPDEATMEAVASHLLALAGKDAERLDLTGTQLSQDPSLLAAEAASMSLFSSARVIKVELSGSGDDGLAAVEALLAAETAINPVIATGASVTAKSKLVKLVEGSDHAVAAICYQPDRRALVGIAMAAGQEQGLRLANAEAQLLVDLVSGDQALMRREIEKMALYLDAGSDRQRQVTAADIAALGAATHEEDVSECINVALGGKVRELPDMLATAAAVGVAEIRIIRALAIRAMALARLRAEVDGGAHPATVVSARTSGIFWKERDAVTAQLHIWDSVRIARLMSRLLDCERALKASGTAGGVLFRKLMTDIAHQAARAR, encoded by the coding sequence ATGAAGACGGTCAAGCCGAACGAACTCGAACGCCTGTCGCGCCTCGACCCCGCGGTTCGTTTCGCACTCCTCACCGGCCCCGACGAAGCGACGATGGAAGCCGTCGCGAGCCATTTGCTCGCCCTCGCGGGCAAGGATGCCGAACGGCTCGACCTAACAGGCACGCAGCTGTCGCAAGACCCGTCGCTGCTCGCCGCCGAAGCTGCGTCTATGTCGCTTTTTTCATCGGCGCGCGTGATCAAGGTCGAACTGTCGGGTAGCGGCGACGACGGCCTTGCGGCGGTCGAAGCGCTGCTCGCTGCCGAAACCGCGATCAATCCGGTCATCGCGACGGGTGCGTCGGTCACCGCCAAGTCGAAGCTCGTCAAGCTCGTCGAGGGCTCGGATCACGCTGTCGCCGCGATCTGCTACCAGCCCGACCGCCGCGCGCTTGTCGGCATTGCAATGGCGGCGGGGCAGGAACAGGGGCTGCGGCTCGCCAATGCCGAGGCGCAATTGCTCGTCGACCTCGTCTCGGGCGATCAGGCGTTGATGCGGCGCGAGATCGAGAAGATGGCGCTCTACCTCGACGCCGGATCGGATCGGCAGCGACAGGTTACCGCAGCCGATATCGCGGCACTCGGCGCCGCGACACACGAGGAAGATGTGAGCGAGTGCATCAACGTCGCGCTCGGCGGCAAGGTGCGCGAATTGCCCGACATGCTCGCGACCGCTGCGGCGGTCGGCGTCGCAGAGATCCGGATCATCCGCGCGCTCGCGATCCGCGCGATGGCGCTCGCGCGCCTCCGCGCCGAGGTCGACGGCGGTGCGCACCCCGCGACCGTCGTGTCGGCGCGCACGAGCGGCATCTTCTGGAAGGAGCGCGACGCGGTGACCGCGCAGCTCCACATCTGGGATTCGGTGCGCATCGCGCGGCTGATGAGCCGCCTGCTCGACTGCGAACGCGCGCTGAAGGCGTCGGGCACCGCAGGCGGCGTGTTGTTCCGTAAGCTGATGACCGACATTGCGCATCAGGCGGCGCGGGCGCGCTAG
- the leuS gene encoding leucine--tRNA ligase: MTREPRFGALAADARWQKAWEAANSFATTDTADKPKAYILEMFPYPSGRIHMGHVRNYAMGDVLARFKRMTGHDVLHPMGWDAFGMPAENAAMEKGVHPGGWTRDNIAAMRGQLKRLGLAIDWSRELATCEPDYYGQEQALFLDLFAAGLVTRKHSYVNWDPVDMTVLANEQVIDGLGWRSGALVEKKKLSQWFLKITDFADELLEGLGSLESWPDKVRLMQENWIGKSQGLEFSFKLAGGAPGFDVFTTRPDTLYGASFAAISPDHPLAEKLAKDSPELAAFIEECRRQGTAAEQIDTAEKMGFDTGIAVEHPLDPDWHLPVWVVNYVLMDYGTGAIFGCPAHDQRDLDFAHKYGLQVHRVIADGDETAQHFTGTEAYTGPGKLVNSHFLDGMTIDEAKAAVIARSEHEGWGKGTTVWRLRDWGVSRQRYWGTPIPFIHCDACGTVPVPKNQLPVILPEDVDFSVPGNPLDRHPTWKHVACPTCGGEAVRETDTLDTFVDSSWYFLRFASSPSDKPFDPDVIRRWLPVDQYIGGIEHAILHLLYARFWTRALNKMGMIDIKEPFASLFTQGMVTHETYSRVQGEGLPPLYFTPDEIERKPDGAMLIADGYSVDIGRVIKMSKSKKNVVDPDFILDQYGADAARWFMLSDSPPERDLPWSEAGIEGAWRFVQRLWRLFGDTENVGDGGEDKALARKLHQAIAGVAADIESLGFNKAVAKIHALANEIEKAKPSATRAEACRTLILLVAPMMPHLAEEAWSALPTSQRTTAMIADAAWPAADPALLVDDEVTIAIQMAGKLRDTMTIAKGLDKHATEAAALARPRIVELLAGAAPKKVIVVPDRLVNIVP, encoded by the coding sequence ATGACCCGCGAACCGCGCTTTGGCGCCCTCGCCGCCGACGCCCGCTGGCAAAAGGCGTGGGAGGCGGCGAACAGCTTTGCCACGACCGATACGGCCGACAAGCCGAAGGCCTATATCCTCGAGATGTTCCCCTATCCTTCGGGGCGGATCCACATGGGGCATGTCCGCAACTATGCGATGGGCGACGTCCTCGCGCGCTTCAAGCGCATGACCGGGCACGACGTGCTCCACCCGATGGGCTGGGACGCGTTCGGTATGCCCGCCGAAAATGCCGCGATGGAAAAGGGCGTCCACCCCGGCGGCTGGACGCGCGACAATATCGCCGCGATGCGCGGCCAGCTGAAGCGTCTCGGCCTCGCGATCGACTGGAGCCGCGAACTCGCGACGTGCGAGCCCGACTATTACGGGCAGGAGCAGGCCTTATTCCTCGACCTGTTCGCCGCAGGCCTCGTCACGCGCAAGCACAGCTACGTCAACTGGGACCCCGTCGACATGACCGTGCTCGCGAACGAGCAGGTGATCGACGGCCTCGGCTGGCGCTCGGGCGCGCTCGTCGAAAAGAAGAAATTGTCGCAGTGGTTTTTGAAGATCACCGACTTCGCCGACGAACTGCTCGAAGGGTTGGGCAGCCTCGAAAGCTGGCCCGACAAGGTTCGGCTGATGCAGGAAAACTGGATCGGCAAGTCGCAGGGGCTGGAGTTCAGCTTCAAACTGGCGGGCGGCGCGCCCGGTTTCGACGTCTTCACGACGCGCCCCGACACGCTGTATGGCGCGAGCTTCGCCGCGATCTCGCCCGACCATCCGCTGGCCGAGAAGCTCGCGAAGGATTCGCCCGAACTCGCCGCGTTCATCGAGGAATGCCGCCGTCAGGGCACCGCCGCCGAGCAGATCGACACCGCCGAAAAGATGGGCTTCGACACCGGCATCGCGGTCGAGCATCCGCTCGATCCGGACTGGCACCTGCCCGTCTGGGTCGTGAATTATGTGCTGATGGACTATGGCACCGGCGCGATCTTCGGCTGCCCGGCGCACGATCAGCGCGACCTCGATTTCGCCCATAAATATGGGCTGCAGGTCCACCGCGTGATCGCCGACGGCGACGAAACCGCCCAGCATTTCACCGGGACCGAGGCCTACACGGGCCCCGGCAAGCTGGTGAACAGCCATTTCCTCGACGGCATGACGATCGACGAGGCGAAAGCCGCCGTCATCGCGCGGTCGGAGCATGAGGGCTGGGGCAAGGGCACCACCGTGTGGCGCCTCCGCGACTGGGGCGTCTCGCGCCAGCGTTATTGGGGCACGCCGATCCCGTTCATCCATTGCGATGCATGCGGCACCGTGCCGGTTCCCAAGAACCAGCTCCCGGTGATCTTGCCCGAGGATGTCGATTTCTCGGTCCCCGGCAATCCGCTCGACCGCCATCCGACGTGGAAGCATGTCGCCTGCCCGACCTGCGGCGGCGAAGCGGTGCGTGAGACCGACACGCTCGACACATTCGTCGATTCGTCGTGGTATTTCCTGCGCTTTGCCAGCTCGCCGTCGGACAAGCCCTTCGATCCCGACGTGATCCGCCGCTGGCTGCCCGTCGACCAATATATCGGCGGCATCGAGCATGCGATTCTCCACCTGCTCTATGCGCGTTTCTGGACGCGCGCGTTGAACAAGATGGGGATGATCGACATCAAGGAGCCCTTCGCGAGCCTGTTCACGCAGGGCATGGTGACGCACGAAACCTACAGTCGCGTGCAGGGCGAAGGCCTGCCGCCGCTCTATTTCACGCCCGACGAAATCGAGCGCAAACCCGATGGCGCGATGCTGATTGCCGACGGCTATTCGGTCGACATCGGCCGCGTGATCAAGATGTCGAAGTCGAAGAAGAATGTCGTCGATCCTGACTTCATCCTCGACCAATATGGCGCCGACGCCGCGCGCTGGTTCATGCTGTCCGACAGCCCGCCCGAGCGCGACCTGCCGTGGAGCGAAGCGGGCATCGAAGGCGCGTGGCGCTTCGTCCAGCGCCTGTGGCGCCTGTTCGGCGACACCGAGAATGTCGGCGACGGCGGAGAGGACAAGGCGCTCGCGCGCAAGCTGCACCAGGCGATCGCCGGCGTCGCCGCCGATATCGAATCGCTCGGTTTCAACAAGGCGGTGGCGAAGATCCACGCGCTGGCGAACGAGATCGAGAAAGCGAAACCCTCGGCGACGCGCGCCGAGGCATGCCGGACGCTGATCCTGCTCGTCGCGCCGATGATGCCGCACCTTGCCGAGGAAGCCTGGTCGGCGCTGCCGACAAGCCAGCGCACGACCGCTATGATCGCGGATGCCGCATGGCCTGCCGCCGATCCGGCACTGCTCGTCGATGATGAGGTGACAATCGCGATCCAGATGGCGGGTAAGCTGCGCGATACGATGACGATCGCCAAGGGCCTCGACAAGCATGCGACCGAAGCCGCGGCGCTCGCGCGCCCGCGTATCGTCGAACTGCTCGCCGGCGCCGCGCCGAAGAAGGTGATTGTGGTCCCCGACCGTTTGGTGAATATCGTTCCCTGA
- a CDS encoding TonB-dependent receptor, which produces MKSSSLRAARFMRTSALGVSLAIAAVSVPAFAQDAPADTATDDSDNTPIIVTAQGRAQLLSDVPVAISAVSAETLQNSGANDIRQLNQVAPSLLVSSTGSEANGSARIRGIGTVGDNPGLESSVPVFIDGVYRSRSGIGLNELGEIDRIEVQRGPQGTLGGRNSSAGLISIYSKKPDFNFGATGEVTYGNYDYWRLGGSVTGPITDTIAARLDGVWVKRDGFYNDTANDRDINNRDRYFLRGQLLFEPTDALSVRLIADYTYRNEECCAATYVGPSVNQYIGNLNTPTAVGAGATATSNNIINVLRDLGQSVGAFNQGYSRDISVSPGRSFAGKTKDYGFSGQIDYDFGGATLTSITAYREYRSGQAGDVDYGTVDILYRAPDADAYRQFHTFTQELRLQGEAFDGKLDWLVGGFYANEKLRVRDNLRFGTQYGRFAACRLITGTALSGLYSPTNPSCIIPGVGPATLLGAFGASGPDIVASLTALDGISDKGSINDVYRQNGKNWALFTHNIFHITDKLDFTFGVRYTNDKKKFSATFTNDNTACQVIQGRLLDDLQSPNATIRAVAGGLIGLGCQGNSTAELNNVSINDKRSEDEWTGTAILSYKPVDDLMVYASYSRGYKAGGFNLDRSALKSPILPFAATPGGAQALVGALQFDPEKVDSYEIGAKYSTGPFGLGLTLFRSDFSSFQLNTFNGTVFLVQNINGCDSDLNGGDRDQSKFTGAPNFNAAAATTGACPSDDVSHGVRSEGFELEASLVPARSFRMTAGLTYASTKYRGQLVGNNSGAPLDQALRLLPGNNLSNAPELVATGSVAWTPDIGSSGLTGLVYIDGRMTSDYNTGSDLFPQKEQNGYALFNARIGIRGPDEKWGIEFWGQNIFNKQYAQVAFNSPFQEGGTSATTAFADPQYPGGRQIFSQFLAEPRTYGVTLRGKF; this is translated from the coding sequence ATGAAATCATCTTCCCTTCGTGCTGCCCGATTCATGCGCACCAGCGCGCTCGGCGTATCGCTTGCCATCGCTGCGGTATCGGTACCGGCCTTCGCGCAAGATGCGCCCGCCGACACCGCGACCGACGACAGCGATAACACCCCGATCATCGTGACCGCGCAGGGCCGCGCCCAGCTTCTGTCCGACGTGCCGGTCGCCATCTCGGCGGTCAGCGCCGAAACGCTGCAGAACAGCGGCGCGAACGACATCCGCCAGCTGAACCAGGTCGCGCCGTCGCTACTCGTCTCGTCGACCGGCTCGGAAGCGAACGGCTCGGCGCGTATTCGCGGCATCGGCACCGTCGGCGACAACCCCGGCCTCGAAAGCTCGGTCCCGGTCTTCATCGACGGCGTCTATCGCTCGCGTTCGGGTATCGGCCTCAACGAGCTGGGCGAAATCGACCGCATCGAAGTCCAGCGCGGCCCGCAGGGCACGCTCGGCGGCCGCAACTCTTCGGCGGGCCTGATCAGCATTTATTCGAAAAAGCCCGATTTCAACTTCGGCGCCACGGGTGAAGTCACCTATGGCAACTATGATTATTGGCGCCTCGGCGGCAGTGTCACCGGCCCGATCACCGACACGATCGCCGCGCGCCTCGACGGCGTGTGGGTCAAGCGCGACGGTTTCTACAACGACACGGCGAACGACCGCGACATCAACAACCGCGACCGTTATTTCCTGCGCGGGCAATTGCTGTTCGAGCCGACCGACGCGCTGTCGGTGCGCCTGATCGCCGACTATACCTATCGCAACGAGGAATGCTGCGCGGCGACCTATGTCGGGCCGTCAGTCAACCAATATATCGGCAATCTCAACACGCCGACGGCCGTCGGCGCGGGCGCGACCGCGACGTCGAACAACATCATCAACGTGTTGCGCGACCTCGGCCAGTCGGTCGGCGCCTTCAATCAGGGCTATAGCCGCGACATTTCGGTCTCACCCGGGCGCAGCTTCGCGGGCAAGACCAAGGATTACGGCTTCTCGGGCCAGATCGACTATGACTTCGGCGGCGCGACGCTCACCTCAATCACCGCGTATCGCGAATATCGGTCGGGTCAGGCAGGCGACGTCGATTATGGCACGGTCGATATCCTTTATCGTGCCCCCGACGCCGATGCCTATCGCCAGTTCCACACCTTCACGCAGGAACTGCGGCTGCAGGGTGAAGCGTTCGACGGCAAGCTCGACTGGCTCGTCGGCGGCTTCTACGCCAACGAAAAGCTGCGCGTCCGCGACAATCTTCGTTTCGGCACACAATATGGCCGCTTCGCCGCCTGCCGCCTGATCACTGGCACGGCGCTCTCCGGCCTCTATTCGCCGACCAACCCGTCGTGCATCATTCCGGGCGTGGGCCCGGCAACGCTGCTCGGCGCCTTCGGCGCTTCGGGCCCCGACATCGTCGCGAGCCTGACGGCGCTCGACGGGATCAGCGACAAGGGCAGCATCAACGACGTCTATCGTCAGAATGGCAAGAACTGGGCGCTGTTCACGCACAATATCTTCCACATCACCGACAAGCTCGATTTCACCTTCGGCGTCCGTTACACGAACGACAAGAAGAAGTTCTCGGCGACTTTCACCAACGACAACACGGCCTGTCAGGTGATCCAGGGCCGGTTGCTCGACGATCTGCAGAGCCCGAATGCCACGATCCGCGCTGTTGCCGGCGGCCTGATCGGGCTGGGCTGTCAGGGCAATTCGACCGCCGAGCTCAACAATGTGTCGATCAACGACAAGCGCAGCGAGGACGAATGGACCGGCACCGCGATCCTGTCGTACAAGCCGGTCGACGACCTGATGGTCTATGCGAGCTATTCGCGCGGTTACAAGGCGGGCGGGTTCAACCTCGACCGCTCGGCGCTGAAATCGCCGATCCTGCCCTTCGCGGCGACGCCGGGCGGAGCGCAGGCGTTGGTCGGCGCGCTGCAGTTCGACCCCGAAAAGGTCGACAGCTATGAAATCGGGGCCAAATATTCGACCGGTCCGTTCGGCCTCGGCCTGACGCTCTTCCGGTCGGATTTCTCGAGCTTCCAGCTCAACACGTTCAACGGCACGGTGTTTCTGGTCCAGAATATCAACGGGTGCGACAGCGACCTGAACGGCGGCGATCGCGACCAGAGCAAGTTCACCGGCGCGCCGAACTTCAATGCCGCGGCGGCGACCACCGGCGCCTGCCCCAGCGACGACGTCAGCCACGGCGTCCGCTCGGAAGGCTTCGAACTCGAAGCTTCGCTCGTCCCGGCGCGCAGCTTCCGCATGACGGCGGGCCTGACCTATGCCAGCACGAAATATCGCGGCCAGTTGGTGGGGAACAATTCGGGGGCCCCGCTCGACCAGGCGCTGCGCCTGTTGCCGGGCAACAATCTGTCGAACGCGCCCGAACTGGTCGCGACCGGCAGCGTCGCCTGGACCCCCGATATCGGCAGCAGCGGCCTGACCGGCCTCGTCTATATCGATGGCCGCATGACCAGCGATTACAACACCGGGTCGGACCTGTTCCCGCAAAAGGAACAGAATGGCTATGCGCTGTTCAACGCACGTATCGGCATTCGCGGCCCCGACGAGAAATGGGGCATCGAATTCTGGGGCCAGAATATCTTCAATAAGCAATATGCCCAGGTCGCGTTCAACTCGCCCTTCCAGGAAGGCGGCACGTCGGCGACGACCGCTTTTGCCGACCCGCAATATCCGGGCGGTCGCCAGATTTTCTCGCAGTTCCTCGCCGAACCGCGGACCTATGGCGTGACCCTGCGCGGCAAGTTCTAA
- a CDS encoding thiamine phosphate synthase: MTGRHPLPNAWLFSDERIAADIAKLAASLPPGSGIVLRHDSLPQGARWRLLRSLMRFARVRGLTVVLAGSPATARRWGAHGVHLRQHDIKRAGQAHRLGLLLTMPVHDAREARRARRTGPHGVFISPLHPTRSHPDAAALGRAAWLRLARLSCAQPIALGGMTAARARALTRASGRKSGWAAIDAWEKQATKRRSRQKRNAVPI, translated from the coding sequence ATGACCGGGCGCCACCCCCTGCCGAACGCATGGCTGTTCAGCGACGAGCGGATCGCGGCGGACATCGCCAAACTTGCCGCTTCGCTTCCGCCCGGTAGCGGCATCGTCCTCCGCCACGACAGCCTGCCACAGGGGGCGCGGTGGCGGCTGCTTCGGAGCCTGATGCGCTTCGCGCGCGTACGCGGCTTAACTGTGGTGCTCGCTGGATCCCCAGCAACGGCGCGCCGCTGGGGTGCTCACGGCGTCCATCTTCGCCAGCACGACATAAAGCGGGCAGGGCAGGCGCATCGGCTCGGCCTGTTGCTGACGATGCCCGTCCATGACGCGCGCGAGGCGCGCCGTGCGCGTCGGACCGGGCCACATGGTGTCTTCATCTCGCCGCTCCATCCGACGCGTTCGCATCCCGACGCTGCTGCGCTTGGGCGCGCCGCATGGCTACGGCTCGCGCGTCTGTCGTGCGCGCAACCGATCGCGCTCGGTGGGATGACGGCGGCGCGCGCCCGCGCGCTAACCCGCGCGAGCGGACGAAAGTCCGGTTGGGCAGCGATTGATGCTTGGGAGAAACAGGCGACGAAGCGCCGGAGTCGTCAGAAGCGGAACGCGGTTCCGATATAG